TCCTGATCATCCTCTGGTAACAAGAGCTTCAGTGTACATCCTGATTCTCCACTGACAAGAGAGTACAGTGTACACCCTGATCCTCCACTGACAAGAGGGTTCAGTGTACATCCTGATCCTCCACTGACAAGAGGGTTCAGTGTACATCCTGATCATCCTCTGGTGACAAGATGGTTCAGTGTACATCCTGATCCTCTTCTGACAAGAGGGTTCAGTGTACACCCTGATCCTCCACTGACAAGAGGGTTCAATGTACATCCTGATCCTCCACTGACAAGAGGGTTCAATGTACATCCTGATCCTCCACTGACAAGAGGGTTCAGTGTACATCCTGATTCTCCACTGACAAGAGGGTTCAGTGTACATCATTATCCTCAACTGACAAGAGGGTTCAATGTACATCATGATCCTCCACTGACAAGAGGTTCAGTGTACATCCTGATCCCCTGGTGACAAGAGGGTTCAGTGTGCATCCTGATCCTCCACTGACAAGAGGATTCAGTGTACATCCTGATCCTCCACTGACAAGAGGGTTCAGTGTACATCCTGATCCTCAACTGACAAGAGGGTTCAGTGTGCATCCTGATCCTCAACTGACAAGAGGGTTCAATGTACATCCTGATCCTCCACTGACAAGAGGGTTCAGTGTACATCCTGATCCTCCACTGACAAGAGGATTCAGTGTACATCCTGATCCTCAACTGACAAGAGGGTTCAGTGTACATCCTGATCCTCCACTGACAAGAGGGTTCAGTGTACATCCTGATCCTCTGGTGACAAGAGGGTTCAATGTACATTCTGATCCTCCACTGACAAGAGGATTCAGTGTACATCCTTATCCTCAACTGACAAGAGGGTTCAGTGTACATCCTGATCCTCCACTGACCAGAGGGTTCAGTGTACATCCTGATCCTCTGGTGACAAGAGGGTTCAATGTACATCCTTATCCTCAACTGACAAGAGGGTTCAGTGTACATCCTGATCCTCAACTGACAAGAGAGTTGAGTGTACATCCTGATCCTCCACTGACAAGAGGGTTCAGTGTACATCCTGATTCTCCACTGACAAGAGGATTCAGTGTACATCCTGATCCTCAACTGACAAGAGAGTTGAGTGTACATCCTGATTCTCCACTGACAAGAGGGTTCAGTGTACATCCTGATTCTCCACTGACAAGAGGGTTCAGTGTACATCCTGATCCCCCACTGACAAGAGAGTTCAGTGTAAATCTTGATACCCCACTGACAAGAGGGCTCAGTGTACTTCCTGATCCTCCACTAACAAGAGGGTTCAGTGTACATTCTGATCCTCTACTGACAAGAGGGTTCAATGTACATCCTGATCCTCCACTGACAAAAGGGTTCAGTGTACATCCTTATCCTCTACTGACAAGAGGGTTCAATGTACATCCTGATCCTCTACTGACAAGAGGGTTCAGAGTACATCCTGATCCTCCACTGACAAGAGGATTCAGTGTACATCCTGATCCTCTACTGACACGAGGTTCAGTGTACATCCTGATCCTTCAATGAACCTAGACATTGAAACCTGATTACTGGAGACCAGAATTTTACATCACCACTCTATATAAATACCCAAAATAACCACATTGGCTGAGAATTCCAATGTTAGGGGAAACATATGACAGTGATACTATCAAGAACACTTAGGTGATACTGAGATAGGCTTTGTTTGCTGGGATTATCGCCTGACAAATAGcaaaggtcattttgaggtagggtatctttgtagtagttg
The window above is part of the Pecten maximus chromosome 2, xPecMax1.1, whole genome shotgun sequence genome. Proteins encoded here:
- the LOC117343179 gene encoding putative protein FAM47C, with the translated sequence MNHNDTEAAGDLLAPDVCWLNNLLNLGLVTREFSVHPGPPLTRGFNVHPDPPMTRDFSVNLDTTLTREFSVNLHTPLTRGFSVCPDTPLTRELSIHPDSPLTRGFSVHPYPQLTRGFNVHHDPPLTKGFSVHPDPPLTRWFSVHPDPPLTRGFSEHLDPPLTRGFSVHPDTPLTRGFSVHPYPQLTRRFNVHHDPPLTKGFSVHPDPPLTRWFSVHPDPPLTRGFSEHLDPPLTRGFSVHPDTPLTRGFSVHPYPQLTRGFNVHPDPPLTRGFSEHLDPPLTRGFSVLPDPPLTRGFSVHSDPLLTRGFSVHPDPPLTKGFSVHPDSPLTRGISVHFDPLLTRGFSVHPDPLLTRGFSVHSDPLLTRGISVHPDPPLTRGFSVHPDPPLTREFSVHPDPPLIRGFSVHPDPPLTRGFNVHHDPPLTRGFSVHSDPPLTRGFSSFSVHPDSPLTREYSVHPDPPLTRGFSVHPDPPLTRGFSVHPDHPLVTRWFSVHPDPLLTRGFSVHPDPPLTRGFNVHPDPPLTRGFNVHPDPPLTRGFSRFSVHPDPLVTRGFSVHPDPPLTRGFSVHPDPPLTRGFSVHPDPQLTRGFSVHPDPQLTRGFNVHPDPPLTRGFSVHPDPPLTRGFSVHPDPQLTRGFSVHPDPPLTRGFSVHPDPLVTRGFNVHSDPPLTRGFSVHPYPQLTRGFSVHPDPPLTRGFSVHPDPLVTRGFNVHPYPQLTRGFSVHPDPQLTRELSVHPDPPLTRGFSVHPDSPLTRGFSVHPDPQLTRELSVHPDSPLTRGFSVHPDSPLTRGFSVHPDPPLTREFSVNLDTPLTRGLSVLPDPPLTRGFSVHSDPLLTRGFNVHPDPPLTKGFSVHPYPLLTRGFNVHPDPLLTRGFRVHPDPPLTRGFSVHPDPLLTRGSVYILILQ